In one Bombyx mori chromosome 4, ASM3026992v2 genomic region, the following are encoded:
- the LOC101737740 gene encoding patronin isoform X4 encodes MVAMVASGYGTLRRFLSAPEGQHGANEAGVASSASVAVSSKQRASIKWLLSKAFNNRVPENLQEPFYRDHEDLEHLKPPICGGLANAELYCLALANMYSDPNYHSLNHWNILQTLVRKGIDVPDPPDCALTETVLIQTNPLKMGAHMVVIEALMKLYAREVVTADRVWAAAQRFGATLPPINSASTHEAGILCWVNAACAAFNKAEESTPPVPTVSSLQDLCEGTSLAALVSFYCPEALPRSALRVGRVASIQDCLHNLMLVHDFCANYLPHNIFHMMPEDVTYMRGSMKQNLVAMLADLFNVLEVHPVKSVKCPGSEREACNEHGVRPRRALPAPAPSPIPDLRPDRPPHDLHHAVPFAVPRSPSACSGRPAPRRSASSTPERRSCSPQRDQFVVHRGKAVTTLASLARRDDDNGYEAGPIVPAGRPTRGEGRDSFAGRRSRRGSVSDDSQLTVENFGGSQDTLHFAGRNPEKELAIVTNVRKISAPAGPLDSYNPPLRSSRQDIRGSFQLFDDYNGAPDERFKVERPPPQLSDPPAPLRRQRSTDAVNSPTTNYFTYKGGGDGGGGGGGGGGFYLGDNRDATDGEAIKTSFADLNKIRTNGDQTGAASQFGPVETEQTDRRKTTTFSTPPLNTTTWQQQFLQQENQLNGEEGAGEGGAGGGGAMAAQLNNIRLKLEEKRRRIELDKRRAEQALSRQRQQLGHQAFLQAVTRGKGARTPPEDEPKQEPALTQDMVVEPPSQSVDNVVLEQYQQSIAKMNSSLQDIQSDIARLANQQNQLQHQQHQQHQHQQAKQLFQQQPQPQLVPQSQPPPSPAPYQQHYQPNIPQLHSQFSSQHNVARSPLSGFGSTPHLPRDLRDQREMWDQRDQRDLRDVRDQYYPAQYRDMDEYSRQQFYLHDSPPPPQRRTWAQHAQHQHEQEHRGWQLHQQSQPQYQREPEPRTWRSPSPSASPQPPAERSWTPQGFTQPFHVHYSQQNGNDTQNHLSYVVSEQQHQHHTHQQHSHQQQQPLKPQQLHQRQASPAPPPPDDMQPQNISFIGNAEDDALRHGIARLNISSGTRTYRIPSPTRPTLARNSFQQEELPENEKGFYISFDNEQPKRAKPPLRPKRMSPKKERSSEAPSPERGPGAAWGDRVPAHEEPCVPRRAPSPSPERARPSSPQPAAALLIGEMNPDPNSAEEMERKKERIMLLSLQRRQRADEARARAEAAAAARRAREDAAQELKQARKEEQARRREAILQQYKLKKAIEEAEREGKVIDKSELLESMKHGSSPASSNPRLRSRGATTRARPKTIHVDTGALHAAEGMLAKQPSATNLADSPVDDRGGMSPSSASSGPLGRRGSCKTSRERVNEEPQSSRGRSKYTSYQSNFKAGRKSSSLMNLCDSGLGRATPPRRAASPAHRTAASGPGSLPGALPGAIGKRRQHDDNSDVSSTHSSIMDYSGPRLYKQPTTKSNRGIMLNAVEYCVFPGAVNAEAKRRVLDEVARSESKHFLVLFRDAGCQFRALYSYCPETDLIAKLYGTGPKVVNDRMFDKFFKYNSGSKCFSQVHTKHLTVTIDAFTIHNSLWQGKKVQLPSKKDMALVI; translated from the exons GACTTGGAACACTTGAAGCCACCTATATGCGGCGGTTTGGCCAACGCGGAGCTGTACTGCCTGGCGCTGGCCAACATGTACTCGGATCCGAACTACCATAGCCTCAACCATTGGAACATCCTGCAGACCCTAGTCAGGAAGGGAATCGACGTTCCCGACCCACCCGACTGCGCGCTCACCGAAACAGTTTTAATTCAAACGAATCCGCTAAAAATG GGCGCGCACATGGTCGTAATCGAAGCACTGATGAAGCTGTACGCTCGAGAGGTTGTGACCGCGGACCGCGTGTGGGCGGCGGCGCAGCGTTTCGGTGCTACGCTGCCGCCCATCAACTCGGCCTCCACCCACGAGGCGGGTATCCTGTGTTGGGTCAACGCGGCCTGCGCTGCATTCAACAAGGCTGAG GAATCAACTCCGCCCGTGCCGACGGTGTCCAGTCTCCAAGATCTGTGCGAAGGCACATCCTTGGCGGCGTTAGTGTCGTTCTACTGTCCCGAAGCGTTGCCTCGCTCTGCGCTGCGGGTGGGCCGCGTCGCTTCGATACAGGATTGTCTGCACAACCTGATGCTGGTGCACGACTTCTGCGCCAACTACCTGCCTCATAACATATTCCACATGATGCCCGAAGACGTCACTTACATGAGAGG gtcaatgaaacaaaatttagtAGCGATGCTCGCCGACCTGTTCAACGTGCTAGAAGTTCATCCGGTCAAATCAGTAAAGTGCCCGGGAAGCG AGCGCGAGGCGTGCAACGAGCACGGCGTGCGGCCGCGCCGCGCCCTGCCCGCCCCCGCGCCCTCGCCCATCCCCGACCTGCGCCCCGACCGCCCGCCGCACGACCTGCACCACGCCGTGCCCTTCGCAG TGCCCCGTTCGCCGTCGGCGTGCAGCGGGCGGCCCGCGCCCCGCCGCTCGGCCAGCTCGACGCCCGAGCGGCGCAGCTGCAGCCCGCAACGCGATCAGTTCGTCGTGCACCGCGGCAAGGCGGTCACCACGCTCGCCTCCCTAGCCAGGAGGGACGACGACAATG GATACGAGGCGGGTCCCATAGTGCCGGCGGGGCGGCCCACCCGCGGCGAGGGCCGGGACAGCTTCGCGGGGCGGCGGTCGCGGCGCGGCTCCGTGTCCGACGACAGCCAGCTCACGGTCGAGAACTTCGGCGGCTCGCAGGACACGCTGCACTTCGCCGGACGGAACCCCGAGAAGGAGCTGGCCATCGTCACCAACGTCAGGAAGATATCTGCGCCCGCAG GACCCTTAGACAGCTACAACCCACCCCTGCGATCATCGCGACAAGACATCCGAGGCTCATTCCAACTGTTCGACGACTACAACGGCGCTCCCGACGAACGATTCAAGGTGGAGCGGCCTCCGCCGCAGCTCAGCGACCCCCCCGCGCCGCTCCGCCGCCAGCGCAGCACGGACGCCGTCAACTCGCCGACAACCAACTACTTCACGTACAAGGGCGGCGGggacggcggcggcggcggcggcggcggcggcggcttcTACCTCGGCGATAACAGGGACGCCACCGACGGCGAAGCGATCAAGACTAGCTTCGCCGATCTCAACAAGATCAGGACTAACGGTGACCAGACAG GCGCCGCGTCACAGTTCGGTCCGGTGGAGACGGAGCAGACGGATCGGCGGAAGACCACGACGTTCTCAACGCCGCCGCTGAACACGACGACGTGGCAGCAACAGTTCTTGCAGCAGGAGAACCAACTCA ACGGCGAGGAGGGCGCCGGCGAGGGCGGCGCGGGAGGGGGCGGCGCCATGGCCGCACAGCTCAACAACATCCGCCTCAAGCTGGAGGAGAAGCGGCGGCGCATCGAGCTGGACAAGCGGCGCGCGGAGCAGGCGCTCTCCCGCCAGCGCCAGCAGCTCGGCCACCAGGCCTTCCTGCAGGCCGTCACCAGG GGCAAGGGCGCCCGCACTCCGCCGGAGGACGAGCCCAAGCAGGAACCCGCACTAACGCAG GACATGGTTGTTGAACCGCCGAGTCAATCTGTCGATAACGTGGTTTTAGAGCAATACCAGCAGTCGATAGccaa AATGAACTCGAGCCTGCAAGATATACAAAGCGACATAGCGAGATTAGCGAACCAACAGAATCAGTTGCAGCATCAGCAACATCAGCAACACCAGCATCAACAG GCGAAGCAGTTGTTCCAGCAACAACCGCAACCCCAGCTTGTACCGCAGTCGCAGCCGCCACCGTCGCCGGCGCCCTACCAGCAACACTACCAACCGAACATTCCACAGCTG CACAGCCAGTTCAGCTCACAGCACAACGTCGCTCGCTCCCCCCTCTCCGGCTTCGGGTCCACGCCGCACTTGCCGCGCGACCTGCGGGACCAGCGGGAAATGTGGGACCAGCGAGATCAACGGGATCTGCGGGACGTGCGAGATCAGTACTATCCGGCGCAGTACCGCGACATGGACGAGTACAGTCGGCAACAGTTCTACCTGCACGACAGTCCGCCCCCGCCGCAGCGACGCACGTGGGCGCAGCACGCGCAGCACCAGCACGAGCAGGAGCACCGCGGCTGGCAG TTACATCAACAAAGTCAGCCGCAGTACCAGAGAGAGCCGGAGCCCCGCACCTGGCGCTCTCCCTCCCCCTCCGCCTCTCCGCAGCCCCCCGCGGAACGGAGCTGGACTCCGCAAGGGTTTACGCAACCCTTCCATGTCCACTATTCCCAACAGAACGGCAACGACACACAAAATCACCTCAGCTACGTGGTCAGCGAACAGCAACACCAACATCACACCCATCAGCAACACTCCCACCAGCAACAACAGCCGCTTAAACCGCAACAACTACATCAGCGGCAAGCCTCCCcagcgccgccgccgcccgaCGACATGCAACCGCAGAACATTTCGTTCATTGGGAACGCGGAAGACGACGCACTGCGGCACGGCATCGCCCGCCTCAACATCTCGTCGGGCACCCGCACCTACCGCATCCCCTCCCCCACGCGACCCACGCTCGCCAGGAACTCGTTCCAGCAGGAGGAGCTCCCCGAGAACGAGAAAGGCTTTTACATATCGTTCGATAACGAACAGCCGAAGCGCGCGAAGCCCCCGCTCCGGCCGAAGCGAATGTCCCCGAAGAAGGAGAGGTCGAGCGAAGCGCCAAGCCCCGAGCGCGGTCCCGGGGCGGCGTGGGGCGACCGCGTGCCCGCGCACGAGGAGCCCTGCGTCCCGCGCCGCGCCCCCTCCCCCTCCCCCGAGCGAGCGCGGCCCAGCTCGCCGCAGCCCGCTGCCGCCCTGCTCATCGGGGAAATGAACCCGGATCCC AACTCTGCGGAGGAAATGGAACGCAAGAAGGAGCGCATAATGTTGTTGTCGCTACAACGGCGGCAGCGCGCGGACGAGGCGCGCGCGCGTGcggaggcggcggcggcggcgcggcgggcgCGCGAGGACGCCGCGCAGGAACTCAAGCAGGCGCGGAAGGAGGAGCAGGCGCGGCGCCGGGAGGCCATCCTGCAGCAGTACAAGCTCAAGAAGGCCATCGAGGAAGCCGAACGAGAG ggTAAAGTGATAGATAAGTCAGAATTATTGGAGAGTATGAAACACGGCAGCAGTCCAGCGAGCAGTAACCCTCGGCTGCGGTCCCGGGGCGCCACCACGCGCGCCCGGCCCAAGACCATCCACGTAGACACGGGCGCACTGCACGCCGCCGAGGGGATGCTCGCCAAGCAACCGTCCGCCACCAACCTCGCAG ATTCTCCAGTAGACGACCGCGGAGGCATGTccccgagcagcgcctcgagcGGCCCCCTCGGCCGGAGGGGCTCCTGCAAGACTTCCAGAG AGCGCGTGAATGAGGAACCGCAGTCGTCACGTGGAAGGTCTAAATATACGAGTTACCAGAGTAACTTTAAGGCGGGGCGCAAGTCAAGCTCTCTAATGAACTTGTGCG ACTCGGGTCTCGGACGGGCCACGCCGCCGCGCCGAGCCGCCTCCCCCGCGCACCGCACCGCCGCCTCCGGGCCCGGCTCGCTGCCCGGCGCGCTGCCCGGCGCCATCGGCAAGCGCAGGCAGCACGACGACAACTCCGACGTCTCCTCCACGCACTCCTCCATCATGGACTACTCCG GTCCCCGGCTGTACAAGCAGCCGACGACCAAGTCGAACCGCGGCATAATGCTGAACGCGGTGGAGTACTGCGTGTTTCCGGGCGCCGTGAACGCGGAGGCCAAGCGGCGCGTGCTGGACGAGGTGGCGCGCTCCGAGTCTAAGCACTTCCTCGTGCTGTTCCGGGACGCGGGCTGCCAGTTCCGCGCGCTCTACTCCTACTGCCCCGAAACGGACCTCATCGCCAAACTCTACGGCACCGGCCCGAAAGTCGTCAACGACAGGATGTTCGACAAGTTCTTCAA GTACAACTCCGGCAGCAAGTGCTTCTCGCAGGTCCACACGAAGCATCTGACGGTCACCATCGACGCGTTCACGATACACAACTCGCTGTGGCAGGGCAAGAAGGTGCAGCTACCCAGCAAGAAGGACATGGCCTTAGTCATATAA
- the LOC101737740 gene encoding patronin isoform X9: protein MVAMVASGYGTLRRFLSAPEGQHGANEAGVASSASVAVSSKQRASIKWLLSKAFNNRVPENLQEPFYRDHEDLEHLKPPICGGLANAELYCLALANMYSDPNYHSLNHWNILQTLVRKGIDVPDPPDCALTETVLIQTNPLKMGAHMVVIEALMKLYAREVVTADRVWAAAQRFGATLPPINSASTHEAGILCWVNAACAAFNKAEESTPPVPTVSSLQDLCEGTSLAALVSFYCPEALPRSALRVGRVASIQDCLHNLMLVHDFCANYLPHNIFHMMPEDVTYMRGSMKQNLVAMLADLFNVLEVHPVKSVKCPGSEREACNEHGVRPRRALPAPAPSPIPDLRPDRPPHDLHHAVPFAVPRSPSACSGRPAPRRSASSTPERRSCSPQRDQFVVHRGKAVTTLASLARRDDDNGYEAGPIVPAGRPTRGEGRDSFAGRRSRRGSVSDDSQLTVENFGGSQDTLHFAGRNPEKELAIVTNVRKISAPAGPLDSYNPPLRSSRQDIRGSFQLFDDYNGAPDERFKVERPPPQLSDPPAPLRRQRSTDAVNSPTTNYFTYKGGGDGGGGGGGGGGFYLGDNRDATDGEAIKTSFADLNKIRTNGDQTGAASQFGPVETEQTDRRKTTTFSTPPLNTTTWQQQFLQQENQLNGEEGAGEGGAGGGGAMAAQLNNIRLKLEEKRRRIELDKRRAEQALSRQRQQLGHQAFLQAVTRGKGARTPPEDEPKQEPALTQDMVVEPPSQSVDNVVLEQYQQSIAKMNSSLQDIQSDIARLANQQNQLQHQQHQQHQHQQAKQLFQQQPQPQLVPQSQPPPSPAPYQQHYQPNIPQLHSQFSSQHNVARSPLSGFGSTPHLPRDLRDQREMWDQRDQRDLRDVRDQYYPAQYRDMDEYSRQQFYLHDSPPPPQRRTWAQHAQHQHEQEHRGWQLHQQSQPQYQREPEPRTWRSPSPSASPQPPAERSWTPQGFTQPFHVHYSQQNGNDTQNHLSYVVSEQQHQHHTHQQHSHQQQQPLKPQQLHQRQASPAPPPPDDMQPQNISFIGNAEDDALRHGIARLNISSGTRTYRIPSPTRPTLARNSFQQEELPENEKGFYISFDNEQPKRAKPPLRPKRMSPKKERSSEAPSPERGPGAAWGDRVPAHEEPCVPRRAPSPSPERARPSSPQPAAALLIGEMNPDPNSAEEMERKKERIMLLSLQRRQRADEARARAEAAAAARRAREDAAQELKQARKEEQARRREAILQQYKLKKAIEEAEREGKVIDKSELLESMKHGSSPASSNPRLRSRGATTRARPKTIHVDTGALHAAEGMLAKQPSATNLADSPVDDRGGMSPSSASSGPLGRRGSCKTSRDSGLGRATPPRRAASPAHRTAASGPGSLPGALPGAIGKRRQHDDNSDVSSTHSSIMDYSGPRLYKQPTTKSNRGIMLNAVEYCVFPGAVNAEAKRRVLDEVARSESKHFLVLFRDAGCQFRALYSYCPETDLIAKLYGTGPKVVNDRMFDKFFKYNSGSKCFSQVHTKHLTVTIDAFTIHNSLWQGKKVQLPSKKDMALVI, encoded by the exons GACTTGGAACACTTGAAGCCACCTATATGCGGCGGTTTGGCCAACGCGGAGCTGTACTGCCTGGCGCTGGCCAACATGTACTCGGATCCGAACTACCATAGCCTCAACCATTGGAACATCCTGCAGACCCTAGTCAGGAAGGGAATCGACGTTCCCGACCCACCCGACTGCGCGCTCACCGAAACAGTTTTAATTCAAACGAATCCGCTAAAAATG GGCGCGCACATGGTCGTAATCGAAGCACTGATGAAGCTGTACGCTCGAGAGGTTGTGACCGCGGACCGCGTGTGGGCGGCGGCGCAGCGTTTCGGTGCTACGCTGCCGCCCATCAACTCGGCCTCCACCCACGAGGCGGGTATCCTGTGTTGGGTCAACGCGGCCTGCGCTGCATTCAACAAGGCTGAG GAATCAACTCCGCCCGTGCCGACGGTGTCCAGTCTCCAAGATCTGTGCGAAGGCACATCCTTGGCGGCGTTAGTGTCGTTCTACTGTCCCGAAGCGTTGCCTCGCTCTGCGCTGCGGGTGGGCCGCGTCGCTTCGATACAGGATTGTCTGCACAACCTGATGCTGGTGCACGACTTCTGCGCCAACTACCTGCCTCATAACATATTCCACATGATGCCCGAAGACGTCACTTACATGAGAGG gtcaatgaaacaaaatttagtAGCGATGCTCGCCGACCTGTTCAACGTGCTAGAAGTTCATCCGGTCAAATCAGTAAAGTGCCCGGGAAGCG AGCGCGAGGCGTGCAACGAGCACGGCGTGCGGCCGCGCCGCGCCCTGCCCGCCCCCGCGCCCTCGCCCATCCCCGACCTGCGCCCCGACCGCCCGCCGCACGACCTGCACCACGCCGTGCCCTTCGCAG TGCCCCGTTCGCCGTCGGCGTGCAGCGGGCGGCCCGCGCCCCGCCGCTCGGCCAGCTCGACGCCCGAGCGGCGCAGCTGCAGCCCGCAACGCGATCAGTTCGTCGTGCACCGCGGCAAGGCGGTCACCACGCTCGCCTCCCTAGCCAGGAGGGACGACGACAATG GATACGAGGCGGGTCCCATAGTGCCGGCGGGGCGGCCCACCCGCGGCGAGGGCCGGGACAGCTTCGCGGGGCGGCGGTCGCGGCGCGGCTCCGTGTCCGACGACAGCCAGCTCACGGTCGAGAACTTCGGCGGCTCGCAGGACACGCTGCACTTCGCCGGACGGAACCCCGAGAAGGAGCTGGCCATCGTCACCAACGTCAGGAAGATATCTGCGCCCGCAG GACCCTTAGACAGCTACAACCCACCCCTGCGATCATCGCGACAAGACATCCGAGGCTCATTCCAACTGTTCGACGACTACAACGGCGCTCCCGACGAACGATTCAAGGTGGAGCGGCCTCCGCCGCAGCTCAGCGACCCCCCCGCGCCGCTCCGCCGCCAGCGCAGCACGGACGCCGTCAACTCGCCGACAACCAACTACTTCACGTACAAGGGCGGCGGggacggcggcggcggcggcggcggcggcggcggcttcTACCTCGGCGATAACAGGGACGCCACCGACGGCGAAGCGATCAAGACTAGCTTCGCCGATCTCAACAAGATCAGGACTAACGGTGACCAGACAG GCGCCGCGTCACAGTTCGGTCCGGTGGAGACGGAGCAGACGGATCGGCGGAAGACCACGACGTTCTCAACGCCGCCGCTGAACACGACGACGTGGCAGCAACAGTTCTTGCAGCAGGAGAACCAACTCA ACGGCGAGGAGGGCGCCGGCGAGGGCGGCGCGGGAGGGGGCGGCGCCATGGCCGCACAGCTCAACAACATCCGCCTCAAGCTGGAGGAGAAGCGGCGGCGCATCGAGCTGGACAAGCGGCGCGCGGAGCAGGCGCTCTCCCGCCAGCGCCAGCAGCTCGGCCACCAGGCCTTCCTGCAGGCCGTCACCAGG GGCAAGGGCGCCCGCACTCCGCCGGAGGACGAGCCCAAGCAGGAACCCGCACTAACGCAG GACATGGTTGTTGAACCGCCGAGTCAATCTGTCGATAACGTGGTTTTAGAGCAATACCAGCAGTCGATAGccaa AATGAACTCGAGCCTGCAAGATATACAAAGCGACATAGCGAGATTAGCGAACCAACAGAATCAGTTGCAGCATCAGCAACATCAGCAACACCAGCATCAACAG GCGAAGCAGTTGTTCCAGCAACAACCGCAACCCCAGCTTGTACCGCAGTCGCAGCCGCCACCGTCGCCGGCGCCCTACCAGCAACACTACCAACCGAACATTCCACAGCTG CACAGCCAGTTCAGCTCACAGCACAACGTCGCTCGCTCCCCCCTCTCCGGCTTCGGGTCCACGCCGCACTTGCCGCGCGACCTGCGGGACCAGCGGGAAATGTGGGACCAGCGAGATCAACGGGATCTGCGGGACGTGCGAGATCAGTACTATCCGGCGCAGTACCGCGACATGGACGAGTACAGTCGGCAACAGTTCTACCTGCACGACAGTCCGCCCCCGCCGCAGCGACGCACGTGGGCGCAGCACGCGCAGCACCAGCACGAGCAGGAGCACCGCGGCTGGCAG TTACATCAACAAAGTCAGCCGCAGTACCAGAGAGAGCCGGAGCCCCGCACCTGGCGCTCTCCCTCCCCCTCCGCCTCTCCGCAGCCCCCCGCGGAACGGAGCTGGACTCCGCAAGGGTTTACGCAACCCTTCCATGTCCACTATTCCCAACAGAACGGCAACGACACACAAAATCACCTCAGCTACGTGGTCAGCGAACAGCAACACCAACATCACACCCATCAGCAACACTCCCACCAGCAACAACAGCCGCTTAAACCGCAACAACTACATCAGCGGCAAGCCTCCCcagcgccgccgccgcccgaCGACATGCAACCGCAGAACATTTCGTTCATTGGGAACGCGGAAGACGACGCACTGCGGCACGGCATCGCCCGCCTCAACATCTCGTCGGGCACCCGCACCTACCGCATCCCCTCCCCCACGCGACCCACGCTCGCCAGGAACTCGTTCCAGCAGGAGGAGCTCCCCGAGAACGAGAAAGGCTTTTACATATCGTTCGATAACGAACAGCCGAAGCGCGCGAAGCCCCCGCTCCGGCCGAAGCGAATGTCCCCGAAGAAGGAGAGGTCGAGCGAAGCGCCAAGCCCCGAGCGCGGTCCCGGGGCGGCGTGGGGCGACCGCGTGCCCGCGCACGAGGAGCCCTGCGTCCCGCGCCGCGCCCCCTCCCCCTCCCCCGAGCGAGCGCGGCCCAGCTCGCCGCAGCCCGCTGCCGCCCTGCTCATCGGGGAAATGAACCCGGATCCC AACTCTGCGGAGGAAATGGAACGCAAGAAGGAGCGCATAATGTTGTTGTCGCTACAACGGCGGCAGCGCGCGGACGAGGCGCGCGCGCGTGcggaggcggcggcggcggcgcggcgggcgCGCGAGGACGCCGCGCAGGAACTCAAGCAGGCGCGGAAGGAGGAGCAGGCGCGGCGCCGGGAGGCCATCCTGCAGCAGTACAAGCTCAAGAAGGCCATCGAGGAAGCCGAACGAGAG ggTAAAGTGATAGATAAGTCAGAATTATTGGAGAGTATGAAACACGGCAGCAGTCCAGCGAGCAGTAACCCTCGGCTGCGGTCCCGGGGCGCCACCACGCGCGCCCGGCCCAAGACCATCCACGTAGACACGGGCGCACTGCACGCCGCCGAGGGGATGCTCGCCAAGCAACCGTCCGCCACCAACCTCGCAG ATTCTCCAGTAGACGACCGCGGAGGCATGTccccgagcagcgcctcgagcGGCCCCCTCGGCCGGAGGGGCTCCTGCAAGACTTCCAGAG ACTCGGGTCTCGGACGGGCCACGCCGCCGCGCCGAGCCGCCTCCCCCGCGCACCGCACCGCCGCCTCCGGGCCCGGCTCGCTGCCCGGCGCGCTGCCCGGCGCCATCGGCAAGCGCAGGCAGCACGACGACAACTCCGACGTCTCCTCCACGCACTCCTCCATCATGGACTACTCCG GTCCCCGGCTGTACAAGCAGCCGACGACCAAGTCGAACCGCGGCATAATGCTGAACGCGGTGGAGTACTGCGTGTTTCCGGGCGCCGTGAACGCGGAGGCCAAGCGGCGCGTGCTGGACGAGGTGGCGCGCTCCGAGTCTAAGCACTTCCTCGTGCTGTTCCGGGACGCGGGCTGCCAGTTCCGCGCGCTCTACTCCTACTGCCCCGAAACGGACCTCATCGCCAAACTCTACGGCACCGGCCCGAAAGTCGTCAACGACAGGATGTTCGACAAGTTCTTCAA GTACAACTCCGGCAGCAAGTGCTTCTCGCAGGTCCACACGAAGCATCTGACGGTCACCATCGACGCGTTCACGATACACAACTCGCTGTGGCAGGGCAAGAAGGTGCAGCTACCCAGCAAGAAGGACATGGCCTTAGTCATATAA